Proteins from a genomic interval of Cucumis melo cultivar AY chromosome 7, USDA_Cmelo_AY_1.0, whole genome shotgun sequence:
- the LOC103494867 gene encoding succinate dehydrogenase [ubiquinone] iron-sulfur subunit 3, mitochondrial, with amino-acid sequence MLKGWFRHAYNKVSKKRFGVLEEHPMAKQHAEEAMEAHGEIKSNLRFNNQKEFKIYRWNPQYPNHKPFLHSFFLDLSKCGPMVLDALQMIKAEKDSSLSYRRSCREGICGSCAMNIDGANTVACLKPIDVDTSKPTIITPLPHMYVIKDLVVDLTNFYQQYKSIEPWLKTRRSAEGGREFRQTPAERKKLDGLYECILCACCSTSCPPYWWNPEEFLGPAALLHAYRWISDSRDEFKEERLQAIAEDETKLYRCRTVKNCTATCPKSLDPSSAIHHMKAMHLISRSN; translated from the exons ATGTTAAAAGGTTGGTTCCGCCATGCCTACAACAAGGTGTCTAAGAAAAGGTTTGGAGTATTAGAAGAGCATCCTATGGCTAAGCAACATGCAGAAGAAGCCATGGAAGCTCATGGTGAAATAAAGAGCAACCTTCGATTTAATAATCAAAAGGAGTTCAAGATATATAGGTGGAATCCTCAATATCCCAACCACAAGCCTTTTCTTCACTCTTTCTTCCTCGATCTCTCTAAATGTGGTCCTATG GTTTTAGATGCATTGCAGATGATAAAAGCAGAGAAAGACTCAAGTTTGAGCTATAGAAGATCTTGTAGGGAAGGAATATGTGGATCATGTGCCATGAACATTGATGGAGCTAACACAGTTGCTTGCCTCAAACCTATTGATGTTGACACTTCCAAACCCACCATTATAACCCCTCTTCCCCATATGTATGTCATCAAAGATCTTGTTGTTGATCTCACCAACTTCTACCAACAATACAA GTCAATAGAGCCGTGGCTGAAGACTAGAAGGTCAGCAGAGGGTGGGCGAGAGTTCAGGCAAACTCCTGCAGAGAGGAAGAAACTAGATGGGTTGTATGAGTGTATTCTTTGTGCTTGTTGCAGTACTTCATGTCCTCCATATTGGTGGAATCCAGAAGAGTTTCTTGGTCCTGCTGCGTTGCTCCATGCCTATAGATGGATCTCTGACAG TCGAGATGAGTTCAAGGAGGAACGATTGCAAGCAATAGCAGAAGACGAGACAAAGCTTTATAGATGTAGAACTGTAAAGAATTGCACAGCCACCTGCCCCAAAAGTCTTGATCCTTCCTCTGCAATTCACCATATGAAGGCAATGCATTTGATCTCTAGGTCCAATTAA
- the LOC103494868 gene encoding succinate dehydrogenase [ubiquinone] iron-sulfur subunit 3, mitochondrial-like, giving the protein MAKQHAEEAMEAHGEIKSNLRFNNQKEFKIYRWNPQYPNHKPFLHSFFLDLSKCGPMVLDALQMIKAEKDSSLSYRRSCREGICGSCAMNIDGANTVACLKPIDADTSKPTIITPLPHMYVIKDLVVDLTNFYQQYKSIEPWLKTRRSAEGGREFRQTPAERKKLDGLYECILCACCSASCPPYWWNPEEFIGPAALLHAYRWISDSRDEFKKERLQAIAEDKTKLYRCRTVQNCTANCPKSLDPSSAIHNMKAMHLIFRSNKVPNH; this is encoded by the exons ATGGCTAAGCAACATGCAGAAGAAGCCATGGAAGCTCATGGTGAAATAAAGAGCAACCTTCGATTTAATAATCAAAAGGAGTTCAAGATATATAGGTGGAATCCTCAATATCCCAACCACAAGCCTTTTCTTCACTCTTTCTTCCTCGATCTCTCTAAATGTGGTCCTATG GTTTTAGATGCATTGCAGATGATAAAAGCAGAGAAAGACTCAAGTTTGAGCTATAGAAGATCTTGTAGGGAAGGAATATGTGGATCATGTGCCATGAACATTGATGGAGCTAACACAGTTGCTTGCCTCAAACCTATTGATGCTGACACTTCCAAACCCACCATTATAACCCCTCTTCCCCATATGTATGTCATCAAAGATCTTGTTGTTGATCTCACCAACTTCTACCAACAATACAA GTCAATCGAGCCATGGCTGAAGACTAGGAGGTCGGCAGAGGGTGGGCGAGAGTTCAGGCAAACTCCGGCAGAGAGGAAGAAACTAGATGGGTTGTATGAGTGTATTCTTTGTGCTTGCTGCAGTGCTTCATGTCCTCCATATTGGTGGAATCCAGAGGAGTTTATTGGTCCTGCTGCATTGCTCCATGCCTATAGATGGATCTCTGATAG TCGAGATGAGTTCAAGAAGGAACGACTGCAAGCAATAGCGGAAGACAAGACAAAGCTTTATAGATGTAGAACTGTACAGAATTGCACAGCCAACTGCCCCAAAAGCCTTGATCCTTCCTCTGCTATTCACAACATGAAGGCAATGCATTTGATCTTTAGGTccaataaggtgcccaaccatTAG